One part of the Trichomycterus rosablanca isolate fTriRos1 chromosome 25, fTriRos1.hap1, whole genome shotgun sequence genome encodes these proteins:
- the LOC134302257 gene encoding uncharacterized protein LOC134302257 → MSLGVQVGLTYRSDELMDSSEVTAGMKPSGVDNHTSADTFMLAVLAPGLAALVFLTLFLLSFLMFKTGASGTGGVIGSIIHYPANNNRAEQLN, encoded by the exons ATGTCTCTGGGGGTCCAAGTGGGTCTGACGTACCGCT CAGACGAACTCATGGACAGTTCAGAAGTGACAGCTGGGATGAAACCTTCAGGAGTCGATAATCACACTTCAGCAG ATACGTTCATGTTAGCGGTGTTAGCTCCAGGTTTGGCAGCGTTAGTTTTTCTCACGCTGTTTCTTCTCAGCTTCCTGATGTTTAAAACTG gAGCATCAGGAACAGGAg GTGTTATAGGTTCTATTATACACTACCCTGCTAACAACAACCGAGCTGAACAACTTAACTGA
- the grk7a gene encoding rhodopsin kinase grk7a, with product MCDLSALDNLVANTAYLKAQGGDEKELKKRRQSLSLPKSESCAGIRATIEKDFESLCELQPIGKKLFRQYLGTAPEYATAAEFLDELNEWDLAEGAAKDKTRTNIINQFCKEGSKSFLSYLSGDALEKCKAVTEKDFEEVMMGKVKEGTREFLKGKPFTDYMTSPFFDRFLQWKEYEKQPISDKYFYEFRTLGKGGFGEVCAVQVKNTGQMYACKKLCKKRLKKKHGEKMALLEKKILERVNSPFIVSLVYAYHTKSHLCLVMTLMNGGDLKYHIYHMGEKGIEMDRIVYYTAQITTGILQLHAMDIVYRDMKPENVLLDSQGQCRLSDLGLAIELPAGKTTTQKAGTGAYMAPEILTDIPYRTSVDWWALGVSIYEMVAGYTTFKGPDTKKEKVEKDEVKRRIIDEEPKFEHKNFNSLTIDIIQQFLRKKVDERLGCRGDDPRKHEWFKSINFPRLEAGLIAPPWVPKPNVVYAKDTGDIAEFSDVKGIEFDTNDEKFFKEFSTGAIPIPWQHEMIDTGLFDELNDPNRKESCAGLDSEKKSGTCALL from the exons atgtGTGACCTGAGCGCTCTGGATAACCTGGTGGCCAACACGGCCTACCTGAAGGCTCAGGGCGGCGACGAGAAGGAACTGAAAAAGAGACGCCAGAGCCTGTCGCTGCCCAAATCCGAGAGCTGCGCCGGCATCAGAGCCACCATCGAGAAGGACTTCGAGTCCCTGTGTGAGCTCCAGCCCATCGGGAAGAAGCTGTTCCGGCAGTACCTGGGGACGGCGCCCGAGTACGCCACGGCGGCCGAGTTCCTGGACGAGCTGAACGAATGGGACCTGGCCGAGGGCGCCGCCAAGGACAAAACCCGCACCAACATCATCAACCAGTTCTGCAAGGAGGGATCCAAGAGCTTCCTGTCCTACCTGAGCGGCGACGCCCTGGAGAAGTGCAAAGCCGTGACGGAGAAGGATTTCGAGGAGGTCATGATGGGCAAGGTGAAGGAGGGCACCAGGGAGTTCCTCAAGGGCAAGCCCTTCACGGACTACATGACCAGCCCGTTCTTCGACAGGTTCCTGCAGTGGAAGGAGTACGAGAAGCAGCCCATCAGTGACAAATACTTCTACGAGTTCAGGACGCTCGGAAAAGGCGGGTTTGGAGAG GTGTGCGCGGTGCAGGTGAAGAACACGGGTCAGATGTACGCCTGCAAGAAGCTCTGCAAGAAGCGCCTGAAGAAGAAGCACGGCGAGAAGATGGCCCTGCTGGAGAAGAAGATTTTGGAGAGGGTGAACAGCCCGTTCATCGTTAGCCTGGTGTACGCCTACCACACCAAGAGCCACCTGTGTCTGGTCATGACCCTGATGAACGGCGGCGACCTCAAGTACCACATCTACCACATGGGCGAGAAGGGCATCGAGATGGACCGCATCGTTTACTACACTGCCCAGATCACCACCGGCATCCTGCAGCTCCACGCCATGGACATCGTGTACCGCGACATGAAGCCGGAGAACGTGCTGCTGGACAGCCAGGGTCAGTGTCGGCTCTCCGACCTCGGCCTCGCCATCGAGCTGCCCGCCGGCAAAACCACCACCCAGAAG GCCGGTACCGGGGCATACATGGCTCCCGAGATCCTGACCGACATCCCCTACAGGACCTCGGTGGACTGGTGGGCCCTGGGCGTCAGCATCTACGAGATGGTGGCCGGTTACACCACGTTCAAAGGTCCCGACACCAAAAAGGAAAAGGTGGAGAAGGACGAGGTGAAGAGGCGCATCATCGACGAGGAGCCCAAGTTCGAGCACAAGAACTTCAACTCGCTGACCATCGACATCATCCAGCAGTTCCTCAGGAAGAAAGTGGACGAACGTCTGGGCTGCAG AGGCGACGACCCCAGAAAGCACGAGTGGTTCAAATCCATCAACTTCCCGCGTCTGGAGGCCGGCCTCATCGCCCCGCCCTGGGTCCCCAAACCCAACGTGGTCTACGCCAAGGACACGGGGGACATCGCCGAGTTCTCCGACGTCAAGGGCATCGAGTTCGACACCAACGATGAAAAGTTCTTCAAAGAGTTCAGCACGGGCGCCATACCCATCCCCTGGCAACACGAGATGATCGACACCGGACTGTTTGACGAGCTGAACGACCCCAACCGCAAGGAATCCTGCGCCGGACTGGACTCCGAAAAGAAGTCGGGCACGTGCGCGCTTCTGTGA